In one window of Juglans regia cultivar Chandler chromosome 3, Walnut 2.0, whole genome shotgun sequence DNA:
- the LOC109014542 gene encoding protein ROOT PRIMORDIUM DEFECTIVE 1-like produces MRVLDRYRLTILQSTPFCLPFTRPQKFKFGPFNFFTQKRFKKPVISARTRLEDRVRDPKLDKLVTSIKKLRTIFNLLELMLQRKRGPFVSVQLMSRWRNIVGLNIAIGGFIKKYPHVFELFTHPIRRNLCCRIRQKVRVLMREEENAVKECELEAVCRVKKLLMMSVSGTVRLHALRLIRTELGLPRDFRDSILAKYSGDFNLIGLEVVGLVCRDENLGVAQVETWREKEYREKWLSEFETKHAFPINFPTGFKIEAGVRDRLKNWQRLPYLKPYERKEVVRVRTCGGMERFKKRAVGILHELLSLTVEKMVEVDRLAHFRRDFAMEVNVRELLLEHPGIFYISTKGNLQMVFLREAYCKGYLIEPNPIYVVRRKMLDLVLQGCRSTGEFVTEKEVKEASDSLVYRTDGEGGRDGDWVIPIVESL; encoded by the coding sequence ATGAGGGTATTAGATAGGTACAGGCTCACTATCTTGCAATCTACGCCATTTTGTCTGCCTTTCACGAGGCcgcaaaaattcaaatttggtccattcaattttttcacTCAGAAGAGGTTCAAGAAACCAGTAATCTCTGCCCGAACTCGCTTGGAAGACCGAGTCAGGGACCCCAAGCTTGACAAGCTCGTCACCTCCATAAAAAAACTCAGAACCATCTTCAACCTGCTTGAGCTAATGTTGCAAAGAAAACGCGGTCCCTTCGTTTCCGTACAGTTGATGTCCCGGTGGAGGAACATCGTTGGACTAAACATCGCTATCGgcggttttattaaaaaatacccaCACGTGTTTGAGCTGTTTACGCATCCAATTAGGAGGAATTTATGCTGCCGCATTAGGCAGAAGGTAAGAGTTTTGATGAGGGAGGAAGAGAATGCTGTTAAAGAATGTGAGTTGGAAGCTGTATGCCGCGTGAAGAAGTTGTTAATGATGTCGGTCAGTGGCACTGTTCGTCTTCATGCTTTGAGGTTGATAAGAACGGAATTGGGTTTGCCCCGGGATTTTCGTGACTCGATTCTTGCAAAGTATTCTggtgattttaatttaattggttTGGAGGTAGTGGGATTGGTTTGTAGGGATGAGAATTTGGGAGTTGCCCAAGTTGAGACGTGGAGGGAGAAAGAGTATAGAGAGAAGTGGTTGAGTGAGTTCGAGACCAAACACGCATTTCCTATTAATTTCCCGACTGGGTTTAAGATCGAGGCAGGTGTTAGAGACAGGTTGAAGAATTGGCAAAGGCTACCGTATTTGAAGCCGTATGAGAGGAAAGAAGTAGTTCGGGTTCGAACTTGTGGAGGGATGGAGCGGTTTAAGAAGAGAGCAGTCGGAATTCTTCATGAGTTATTGAGCTTGACAGTGGAGAAAATGGTTGAAGTTGATCGTTTAGCTCATTTCCGAAGGGACTTTGCCATGGAAGTTAATGTGCGGGAACTACTTCTTGAGCATCCTGGAATTTTTTACATATCGACGAAAGGGAATCTACAAATGGTCTTTCTTAGAGAAGCATATTGCAAAGGATATCTGATTGAGCCCAACCCAATATATGTTGTTCGAAGGAAGATGTTGGACCTTGTCTTGCAAGGGTGTCGAAGTACTGGAGAATTTGTCACTGAGAAGGAAGTCAAGGAGGCTAGTGATTCTTTAGTCTATAGAACTGATGGTGAAGGTGGGAGAGATGGAGACTGGGTTATTCCAATTGTGGAGAGTCTTTGA